One Penicillium oxalicum strain HP7-1 chromosome III, whole genome shotgun sequence genomic region harbors:
- a CDS encoding ADP-ribosylation factor has product MGITVSKLFDRLWGRKEMRILMVGLDAAGKTTILYKLKLGEIVTTIPTIGFNVETVEYKNIQFTVWDVGGQDKIRPLWRHYFQNTQGIIFVVDSNDRDRIVEAREELQRMLNEDELRDALLLVFANKQDLPNAMSPAEITQQLGLQSLTRRAWFIQSTCATTGDGLYEGLEWLADTLRKTNRD; this is encoded by the exons ATGGGTATCACCGTCTCGAAGTTGTTCGACCGTCTCTGGGGTCGCAAGGAGATGCGAATCCTTATGGTTGGTCTTGACGCCGCCGGAAAGACCACCATTCTGTACAAGCTCAAGTTGGGTGAAATCGTCACCACCATCCCCACTATCG GTTTCAACGTCGAGACTGTCGAGTATAAGAACATTCAATTCACCGTGTGGGATGTCGGTGGTCAGGACAAGATCCGTCCTCTGTGGCGCCACTACTTCCAGAACACCCAGGGTATCATCTTCGTGGTGGACAGCAACGATCGCGACCGTATTGTTGAGGCCCGTGAGGAGTTGCAGCGCATGTTGAACGAAGATGAGCTTCGGGATGCTCTGCTCCTGGTGTTCGCCAACAAGCAAGATTTGCCC AATGCCATGTCTCCCGCCGAGATCACCCAGCAGCTCGGTCTCCAGAGCTTGACTCGTCGTGCTTGG TTCATTCAATCCACCTGCGCTACCACTGGTGACGGTCTGTACGAGGGTCTGGAGTGGCTCGCCGACACCTTGCGCAAAACCAACCGCGACTAA
- a CDS encoding 60S ribosomal protein L10a, with protein MSKITVAGVRQNVDELLNYSLNEKKRNFLETVELQIGLKNYDPQRDKRFSGTIKLPSVPRPGMSICIIGDQHDLDRAKHHGIDAMSTDDLKKLNKNKKLIKKLARKYDAFLASEALIKQIPRLLGPGLSKGKFSFRMVVSETPESFGNIVSILILFNSTAGKFPTPISHADDMAVKVTDVKSTIKFQLKKVLCLGVAVGNVGMTQEELVANLMLAINYLVSLLKKGWQNVGSLVVKATMSPPKRLY; from the exons ATGTCGAAGATCACAGTCG CCGGAGTGCGCCAGAATGTCGATGAGCTGCTCAACTACTCTCTCAATGAGAAGAAGCGTAACTTCCTTGAGACCGTTGAGCTCCAGATCGGTCTGAAGAACTATGACCCCCAGCGTGACAAGCGTTTCTCTGGCACCATCAAGCTGCCTTCCGTCCCCCGCCCCGGCATGTCCATCTG CATTATCGGTGACCAGCACGATCTCGACCGTGCCAAGCACCACGGCATTGATGCCATGTCCACCGACgacttgaagaagctgaacaagaacaagaagctcATCAAGAAGCTTGCTCGCAAGTACGATGCCTTCCTTGCTTCCGAGGCTCTGATCAAGCAGATTCCCCGTCTCCTTGGTCCCGGTCTGTCCAAGGGTAAGTTCTCGTTCCGCATGGTGGTTTCGGAAACCCCAGAATCGTTCGGCAATATTGTATCGATACTAATTCTCTTCAACTCTACAGCCGGCAAGTTCCCCACCCCCATCTCTCACGCTGATGACATGGCCGTCAAGGTCACCGACGTCAAGTCCACCATCAAGTTCCAGCTGAAGAAGGTTCTCTGCCTCGGTGTCGCTGTCGGCAACGTCGGCATGACCCAGGAGGAGCTCGTCGCCAACCTGATGCTCGCCATCAACTACCTCGTCTCCCTCCTCAAGAAGGGCTGGCAGAACGTTGGCAGCCTTGTCGTCAAGGCTACCATGTCCCCCCCCAAGCGCCTCTACTAG